Proteins found in one Pseudobdellovibrionaceae bacterium genomic segment:
- a CDS encoding class I SAM-dependent rRNA methyltransferase, whose translation DLILSSCSSHIHFSDFQDIINQALSANRKKAQVLRLSSQGFDHPYLQSMPHGQYLKFTHLKLSS comes from the coding sequence AGATTTAATTTTAAGCTCTTGCTCTAGCCATATTCATTTTTCTGATTTTCAAGATATTATAAATCAAGCCCTTTCTGCTAATCGTAAAAAAGCACAAGTTTTGCGCCTATCTAGCCAAGGCTTTGATCATCCCTATTTGCAATCTATGCCCCATGGGCAGTATTTAAAATTTACGCACTTAAAGTTAAGTTCTTAG